A single Mytilus trossulus isolate FHL-02 chromosome 12, PNRI_Mtr1.1.1.hap1, whole genome shotgun sequence DNA region contains:
- the LOC134692701 gene encoding MATH and LRR domain-containing protein PFE0570w-like isoform X1: MWALRFLVIALLLIGFCETTKQYIVRKIGNTTRRCIPISYCEPGHEILPCKVEYTNDICTSCPPGLVQPDYIQSTLDLTLTTCFENRNEDKCAAHDIEPSREYGAEACQFAKYCKCNTDECYYGDPCACANTRECGINESLHTNGTCVKCSPGTMKNKTGCGPCFPIQVTVESIKETQRPLTSMKTQNGQDVTTSNKLPTLADIQSIVTLVQSKGITQSKDRITESREETTVSTITGSSNKLIAVIIVLAVLVIVAIVLIIVLRNHRRKKDQEINIEQGRPLVPHQNNMIVNDNVENRNRDDNDIGGSLDEDEDQNNKNTNDSDFANNNSSRQNALSKDKRYHNQVKDNKIADELPKIITEILDKTSEISSSYDYSSGHHVPSEAQFNDNNTNIFNIHQTENLDNQEQMQEHVELAQVETLDEGSIQLHSSDGYSLTEHSCNPVAQVSDERGDNSAGDLFVHNRDEPSSGYYSDNVPDRSPMSENKDQNSLQKYDELVSVSDRNTEGTESMTSCLEMVNFKLHGQTTPSDHSEYIEPKQIIVKNDSGVFDSGNRQN; this comes from the exons ATGTGGGCCTTGCGGTTTCTAGTAATCGCTTTACTGTTG ATTGGATTTTGTGAGACTACTAAACAATATATCGTACGaaaaattggaaatacaactagGCGCTGTATACCTATATCTTACTGTGAACCGG GACATGAAATTTTACCATGCAAGGTTGAATACACAAACGACATCTGTACATCATGTCCACCAGGACTTGTCCAGCCTGATTATATACAGTCTACACTTGATCTGACTCTAACAACGTGTTTTGAGAATAGAAATGAGGATAAATGTGCTGCACATG aTATTGAACCTAGCCGAGAATACGGTGCCGAAGCTTGTCAATTTGCCAAGTATTGTAAGTGTAATACAGACGAGTGTTACTATGGCGACCCATGTGCTTGTGCCAATACACGTGAATGTGGAATAAATGAAAGTTTGCATACAAATGGAA CATGTGTCAAATGTTCACCAGGTACAATGAAGAACAAAACCGGTTGTGGCCCGTGTTTCCCTATCCAGGTAACAGTTGAAAG TATAAAGGAAACACAACGACCTTTAACGTCTATGAAAACTCAAAA TGGCCAAGACGTTACAACTAGCAATAAGCTACCCACGTTGGCAGACATACAATCAATCGTGACTTTGGTTCAAAGTAAAGGTATAACGCAatcaaaag ACAGAATAACTGAAAGTAGAGAAGAGACAACAGTGTCAACTATTACAGGATCTTCAAACAAATTGATTGCAGT aaTTATAGTTTTGGCTGTTCTTGTTATTGTCGCCATAGTCCTTATCATAGTTTTACGAAATCACAGACGTAAAAAAGATCAAG aaataaatatagaaCAAGGAAGACCCCTGGTTCCGCATCAAAAtaatatgattgtcaatgacaaTGTTGAAAACAGGAATCGGGATGATAATGACATTGGTGGTAGTCTAGACGAAGATGAAgatcaaaacaacaaaaacaccaaTGATTCAGATTTTGCTAATAATAACAGTTCTCGACAGAATGCATTATCCAAGGACAAAAGATATCATAATCAAGTGaaagataataaaattgcagaCGAGCTACCAAAAATTATTACAGAAATATTGGATAAAACTAGTGAAATTTCATCTTCCTATGATTATTCATCTGGGCATCACGtaccttcagaagcacaatttaatgacaacaatacaaatattttcaatatacacCAAACAGAAAACCTAGACAATCAAGAACAAATGCAAGAACATGTTGAATTAGCACAAGTTGAAACATTAGACGAAGGTAGTATACAACTACATTCATCAGATGGGTATTCACTGACAGAACACAGCTGTAACCCTGTAGCACAAGTCTCAGATGAACGAGGGGATAACAGTGCAGGTGACTTATTTGTTCATAACAGAG ACGAGCCCAGTAGTGGATACTATTCAGATA ATGTTCCAGATCGTTCGCCAATGTCAGAAAATAAAGACCAAaattctttacaaaaatatgatgaATTGGTTTCGG TTTCTGATCGAAATACAGAGGGTACAGAGAGCATGACAAGCTGTCTAGAAATGGTTAATTTCAAATTACACGGGCAGACAACTCCATCCGATCATAGTGAATATATTGAACCTAAGCAGATTATCGTGAAAAATGATAGTGGAGTCTTTGACAGTGGCAACAGACAGAATTGA
- the LOC134692701 gene encoding uncharacterized protein LOC134692701 isoform X2 — MWALRFLVIALLLIGFCETTKQYIVRKIGNTTRRCIPISYCEPGHEILPCKVEYTNDICTSCPPGLVQPDYIQSTLDLTLTTCFENRNEDKCAAHDIEPSREYGAEACQFAKYCKCNTDECYYGDPCACANTRECGINESLHTNGTCVKCSPGTMKNKTGCGPCFPIQVTVESIKETQRPLTSMKTQNGQDVTTSNKLPTLADIQSIVTLVQSKGITQSKDRITESREETTVSTITGSSNKLIAVIIVLAVLVIVAIVLIIVLRNHRRKKDQEINIEQGRPLVPHQNNMIVNDNVENRNRDDNDIGGSLDEDEDQNNKNTNDSDFANNNSSRQNALSKDKRYHNQVKDNKIADELPKIITEILDKTSEISSSYDYSSGHHVPSEAQFNDNNTNIFNIHQTENLDNQEQMQEHVELAQVETLDEGSIQLHSSDGYSLTEHSCNPVAQVSDERGDNSADEPSSGYYSDNVPDRSPMSENKDQNSLQKYDELVSVSDRNTEGTESMTSCLEMVNFKLHGQTTPSDHSEYIEPKQIIVKNDSGVFDSGNRQN; from the exons ATGTGGGCCTTGCGGTTTCTAGTAATCGCTTTACTGTTG ATTGGATTTTGTGAGACTACTAAACAATATATCGTACGaaaaattggaaatacaactagGCGCTGTATACCTATATCTTACTGTGAACCGG GACATGAAATTTTACCATGCAAGGTTGAATACACAAACGACATCTGTACATCATGTCCACCAGGACTTGTCCAGCCTGATTATATACAGTCTACACTTGATCTGACTCTAACAACGTGTTTTGAGAATAGAAATGAGGATAAATGTGCTGCACATG aTATTGAACCTAGCCGAGAATACGGTGCCGAAGCTTGTCAATTTGCCAAGTATTGTAAGTGTAATACAGACGAGTGTTACTATGGCGACCCATGTGCTTGTGCCAATACACGTGAATGTGGAATAAATGAAAGTTTGCATACAAATGGAA CATGTGTCAAATGTTCACCAGGTACAATGAAGAACAAAACCGGTTGTGGCCCGTGTTTCCCTATCCAGGTAACAGTTGAAAG TATAAAGGAAACACAACGACCTTTAACGTCTATGAAAACTCAAAA TGGCCAAGACGTTACAACTAGCAATAAGCTACCCACGTTGGCAGACATACAATCAATCGTGACTTTGGTTCAAAGTAAAGGTATAACGCAatcaaaag ACAGAATAACTGAAAGTAGAGAAGAGACAACAGTGTCAACTATTACAGGATCTTCAAACAAATTGATTGCAGT aaTTATAGTTTTGGCTGTTCTTGTTATTGTCGCCATAGTCCTTATCATAGTTTTACGAAATCACAGACGTAAAAAAGATCAAG aaataaatatagaaCAAGGAAGACCCCTGGTTCCGCATCAAAAtaatatgattgtcaatgacaaTGTTGAAAACAGGAATCGGGATGATAATGACATTGGTGGTAGTCTAGACGAAGATGAAgatcaaaacaacaaaaacaccaaTGATTCAGATTTTGCTAATAATAACAGTTCTCGACAGAATGCATTATCCAAGGACAAAAGATATCATAATCAAGTGaaagataataaaattgcagaCGAGCTACCAAAAATTATTACAGAAATATTGGATAAAACTAGTGAAATTTCATCTTCCTATGATTATTCATCTGGGCATCACGtaccttcagaagcacaatttaatgacaacaatacaaatattttcaatatacacCAAACAGAAAACCTAGACAATCAAGAACAAATGCAAGAACATGTTGAATTAGCACAAGTTGAAACATTAGACGAAGGTAGTATACAACTACATTCATCAGATGGGTATTCACTGACAGAACACAGCTGTAACCCTGTAGCACAAGTCTCAGATGAACGAGGGGATAACAGTGCAG ACGAGCCCAGTAGTGGATACTATTCAGATA ATGTTCCAGATCGTTCGCCAATGTCAGAAAATAAAGACCAAaattctttacaaaaatatgatgaATTGGTTTCGG TTTCTGATCGAAATACAGAGGGTACAGAGAGCATGACAAGCTGTCTAGAAATGGTTAATTTCAAATTACACGGGCAGACAACTCCATCCGATCATAGTGAATATATTGAACCTAAGCAGATTATCGTGAAAAATGATAGTGGAGTCTTTGACAGTGGCAACAGACAGAATTGA